Proteins encoded in a region of the Rutidosis leptorrhynchoides isolate AG116_Rl617_1_P2 chromosome 9, CSIRO_AGI_Rlap_v1, whole genome shotgun sequence genome:
- the LOC139868811 gene encoding uncharacterized protein translates to MSKHKDWNPLIDKFKARLSGWKMRTMSFGGRVVLIKSVLNSLPLYYLSLFRPPQRVLKLLESRLFRLEESPNATIKDRVGKSDNGLTTTWNWSRSPTGRTTGELDSLISLLSSFSFEQSKKDVWKWGMSSNGLFTVKKCSSILDEHILGSVSSQHGTLRNPLVPKKIEIFVWQALKNRFPARLELDKRGMDLHSVRCPLCDDALESVENSPILYKHARKIWERVYKWWGVGNLSCASLSILLDDSSTLASSDYGKVIWQALKWICTYLIWKNRNNKVFRDKNWNPPVALNEIQVMMFEWISARSKKKKFEWLSWLSNPNVYLNVS, encoded by the exons ATGTCGAAGCATAAAGATTGGAACCCGTTAATTGACAAATTTAAGGCTAGACTTTCGGGTTGGAAAATGAGAACGATGTCATTTGGAGGAAGAGTTGTTCTTATTAAATCGGTTCTCAATAGTCTCCCGTTGTATTATTTATCGCTCTTTCGCCCTCCACAGCGTGTGTTAAAATTACTTGAGAGT CGTCTGTTTCGTCTTGAAGAAAGTCCAAATGCAACAATCAAAGATAGAGTTGGAAAGAGTGATAACGGCTTAACTACAACATGGAATTGGTCCCGTAGTCCTACCGGAAGAACCACTGGTGAACTTGATAGTTTAATCAGCCTGCTATCCTCCTTCTCGTTTGAGCAAAGCAAAAAAGATGTCTGGAAGTGGGGCATGTCGTCTAACGGCCTGTTTACTGTCAAGAAGTGCTCGTCAATTCTGGATGAACATATTCTCGGCTCAGTCTCTTCGCAACATGGTACACTTCGCAATCCCCTTGTTCCTAAAAAAATTGAAATTTTCGTGTGGCAGGCGTTAAAAAATAGATTTCCCGCAAGACTTGAATTGGATAAAAGGGGTATGGATCTACATAGTGTGAGATGCCCATTGTGTGATGATGCTCTTGAGTCGGTTGAGAACTCCCCCATCCTTTATAAACACGCTCGCAAAATTTGGGAGCGGGTTTATAAGTGGTGGGGGGTAGGAAACTTATCGTGTGCGTCGTTATCAATCTTACTTGATGATTCGTCAACTCTTGCATCTTCGGATTATGGCAAAGTAATATGGCAAGCTTTAAAGTGGATATGTACTTATCTTATTTGGAAAAATCGGAATAATAAAGTCTTCCGAGATAAAAATTGGAACCCCCCGGTGGCACTAAATGAGATACAAGTGATGATGTTCGAGTGGATCTCAGCTAGGAGTAAAAAGAAAAAGTTCGAGTGGCTCTCTTGGCTTTCAAATCCTAATGTCTACCTTAATGTTTCGTGA